Genomic window (Rathayibacter sp. VKM Ac-2760):
GTGGCCGAGCCGAGCATCGTGAAGCCGAGGCCGTAGGTGCCCGTCTCGGTCGGGTTCAGCGAGCCGGTCCACCGCGTGGAGGTGGGGGCGCCGGCGAAGGTCGCCACGGCGGGCAGCTTCGGTGCGGGCGACGGGTCGTAGCCGAAGGTGGCAAGGAGGGCGACGAGGCCCTGGCCCCAGTTGACCTGGTCGTCGACGCGGGTGGTGACGGCGGGGCCGGTGAAGTCCGGGGAGCCGAACCACTCACCCGTGATGCCGGGCGTCGTGCCGTCCGCAGCGCGGAGCACGCCGGAGGGGATCGGCTGAGCGCCGGGGAGCAGGTCGCCGGGGCGGACCGGGTCCCAGCCCTCGACGTGCTCGACGGTGGTGCCGGCGCCTGCGCGCTCGGTGATGCCGTCGAGGATCGTGGAGGTCTCGGTGGGGTTCACGACGATGTCGCTGCCGAAGCCGGTGATGTAGCGGTCGGCGCCTTCACCGATGACGGCGATCGAGTCGACGTCGTCGGTGCTGAGGGGAAGGGCGTCGTTCTCGTTGCGCAGCAGCACGGAGCCGTCGACGGCCATGCGGTACGCGGCCTCCTGGCCCTCCTGCACGACCGACGCGGGCAGCGGCGAGGCGGCGGGGGCGGGGTTCTGCAGGCTCCCGGGCGGCGGGTTGTCGATCAGACCGTGCTCGAAGTAGGTGCGCAGGATGCGGTGCACCATGTCATCGAATCGTGCGGGAGAAATTGTGCCGTTCTCGACCGCGGCGCTGAATGTTGCGAAGTCGGGGAAGTTCGGGCCGCACACGTCAGCGCCGAAGTTGTAGGCCTCGAGGGAGGTGCAGGCGTTGAAGTCGGAGGAGATCCAGCCGGGGAAGCCCAGCTCGCCCTTGAGGATGTCGGACATCAGGGACGGGTTCTGGCAGGCCTTGCTGCCGTTCACCTTCGGGTACGCGCACATGATCGCGCCGGGATCCGCTTCGACGATGGGCTCCCACTGGCGGACGTAGAGCTCGCGCAGGGTCCGCTCGTCCAGGACCGTGTCCATGGTGCTGCGGGCGGTCTCCTGGTTGTTCGCGATGAAGTGCTTGGGCAGGGAGTAGACGCCCATCGTGTCGTTGTTCTCGTTGACGCCCTCGACGACGCCGGCGGGCATCAGGCCGCCGAGCAGCGGGTCCTCGCCGTAGGTCGCGAACTGGCGTCCGTGGAAGGGGGTGCGCCGCAGGTCCGCGGACGGGCCGGCCCAGCCGGAGAATCCGGCGAGGTGGGCCTCCTCGCCCGCGATCCGGCCGAACTCCTGAGCGAGCTCGAGGTTCCAGGACGAGGCGATCGACTGGCCCGCGGGGAACGCGGTCGTCTGCACTGCTCCTGCGGCGATCACGCCGCTCGCGCCGTCGATCTCGCGGCGTGCGGGGATGCCCAGCTCGGGGATGGCGACGGCTCCGCCGCCGCTGCCCTCGAACAGGGTGAGCTTCTGATCCATCGTCATCGCGGCGGCGAGCAGGTCGGCGCGCTCGTCGGAGGAGAGGGTCGTGTCCATCCACGGATCCCCCTCCGCGGCGGCGGCCGGCACGGCAGCGGCGGAGGCGACGAGAGCGCCGGCGACGGCGACGGAGAGGAGACCCCGCAGCCACGGACGGCGCGGAGATCGGCGAGAGGGGTCCCCTCGCGACAGGTCGGACTTGAACAGCGTCATTGCTGGCCTCCAAAGGTGAGAGAGCACCGCGGTCGGGGGATGCCGCGGCGCTCGATCAAGCTCCCAGTTGAAGCGCATCAAGTCAATGGTTCTCAAGAACACGACGCTCTATGGACAAGCTGTGAGCGCACCACTAGGTGCCTTCGGATCGAGGACGTGCTCCTGAGCGGGCTCGGAGGGCGGGCCGCTCCGCCTCCGTCAGGTCGTGCGCTGCTCGAAGCGGACGAAGTCGACCACGACGTACGGGTCCTGCTCCACCCCGTTCTCGTCCCGGGGCCAGGTCGACTCGTCGACGTCTCCGGAGAGGTAGGAGCCGATTGTGAGCACGAGCGTGACGAAGAACGGCTGATCGAAGGGCCACCCGCCGGACGCCCGTGGGTCGGAGGCCTCGGCGACGTGGTAGACGGTTCCGTCGATCGCCCAGCTGATCCGACCCGGCTCCCACTCGAGGACGTGCTCCGCCCACCGGTTCACCAGCGACGGCACCGCACCGGTGGTCGAGATCGGCGAACCGCCCGAGTAGCCGGGGCCGTGGACGGACGCGAACGGCGATCCCGGCCGGCCCAGCGCGATCTCGGTCGCGTCGATCTCCCCGCACGCGGGCCAGCCGACCGAGTCGATGTCGACGCCGTAGAGGCAGACGCCGAAGCCGAGGCCCTGGCCCGGGCCGAGCAGCTGCCGGGTGGTGAGCCGGCCGTAGGGCCCGACATCGCGCTTGCCCTTCGAGGAGATGCTGCCCGCGGCGTAGAGGTAGCCGTCGCGCTCCTGCCGGCGCGTATGCAGGACGAGGTTGCCGTCCTCGATCGCGACCATCGCCGGATCGTTGTACTGCTTCTCGTTCAGGTCGCGATTGCCGCCGTAGTCGGCCGCGGTCCACACCGACGCGTCGAGGACGCCGCTGGAGAAGTCCTCCTCCCACACCACCGTCCACTCCGACGACGCGGTGGGTGCGGCCGACGCGGTGGGTGCGGCCTCGGTGCTCGGAGAGGGCGGTGCGGAAGTCCCGTCCGCCCGGGGCGTGCAGCCCGCCGTCGCGGCGGCCACACCGAGGGCGCCGCCGACGACGAGCATCGTCCGACGGGAGACCGCGCTGCTGCCGAGACCGGATCGTGTCGTCACGGGTCCCAGTGGACCACACTGGTGGCGTGGATCCGAAGACGACGACGCGACGACGACGAACCGCTCGCCGCGCCGTCGAGGCAGGCGCGGTCGACGCGACGGCGGATGCGGTGAGCGAGAGCGCCGCTGCGCGGCCGTCCGCTCCGCGCATGGAGGACGTCGCCCGGCGAGCCGGAGTGGCGCTCGGAACGGTCTCGAACGTCCTGAACCGTCCCGGCGTCGTCTCCGCGGC
Coding sequences:
- a CDS encoding glycoside hydrolase family 3 C-terminal domain-containing protein, producing MTLFKSDLSRGDPSRRSPRRPWLRGLLSVAVAGALVASAAAVPAAAAEGDPWMDTTLSSDERADLLAAAMTMDQKLTLFEGSGGGAVAIPELGIPARREIDGASGVIAAGAVQTTAFPAGQSIASSWNLELAQEFGRIAGEEAHLAGFSGWAGPSADLRRTPFHGRQFATYGEDPLLGGLMPAGVVEGVNENNDTMGVYSLPKHFIANNQETARSTMDTVLDERTLRELYVRQWEPIVEADPGAIMCAYPKVNGSKACQNPSLMSDILKGELGFPGWISSDFNACTSLEAYNFGADVCGPNFPDFATFSAAVENGTISPARFDDMVHRILRTYFEHGLIDNPPPGSLQNPAPAASPLPASVVQEGQEAAYRMAVDGSVLLRNENDALPLSTDDVDSIAVIGEGADRYITGFGSDIVVNPTETSTILDGITERAGAGTTVEHVEGWDPVRPGDLLPGAQPIPSGVLRAADGTTPGITGEWFGSPDFTGPAVTTRVDDQVNWGQGLVALLATFGYDPSPAPKLPAVATFAGAPTSTRWTGSLNPTETGTYGLGFTMLGSATMYIDGEEVLNVDADTIQTFSVDRVLEAGQSYDIRIDYVPDAPNQCCSTGGNLGTAIRLDWTPPSAAASPQIVEAVAAAQRSDVAVIVANDYMGESLDRGTLALSQNEDLLISAVTAVNPNTIVVLTTGTGVEMPWVDDVAAVFESWYPGQEQGRAVAALVFGDENFSGKLPITWPKSTEQVTDELGIENPVYDVNNPALTVEYTEGVNVGYRGYDAADIDPLFEFGYGLSYTDFEYRSIEVQDPTARAAGGEDTYQPGLVKVEVQNTGDVAGTETVNLYHGVLPTDRAVTPERQLLGWGQITLEPGATGTVEIPVPLYDSTHRLAYWDDEYDYWVTPEGQTELFAGASSRDIRLTDSVSVTTPVVDTVAPTVTLGIDPAEPTGDDGWYRDPVTVTVSATDDVDAAPSVVASIDGGDFAPVTGPIVFDTDGEHSVVAKATDAAGNVSETVQWNGKIDRTAPTVVATEQKSRYRLTLTATDATSGVDQVQYRYQIRYQGKMRMTPWLTYRSPVLFGLPQYVKVEYRATDVAGNVSAVGTYR
- a CDS encoding glycoside hydrolase family 16 protein, giving the protein MTTRSGLGSSAVSRRTMLVVGGALGVAAATAGCTPRADGTSAPPSPSTEAAPTASAAPTASSEWTVVWEEDFSSGVLDASVWTAADYGGNRDLNEKQYNDPAMVAIEDGNLVLHTRRQERDGYLYAAGSISSKGKRDVGPYGRLTTRQLLGPGQGLGFGVCLYGVDIDSVGWPACGEIDATEIALGRPGSPFASVHGPGYSGGSPISTTGAVPSLVNRWAEHVLEWEPGRISWAIDGTVYHVAEASDPRASGGWPFDQPFFVTLVLTIGSYLSGDVDESTWPRDENGVEQDPYVVVDFVRFEQRTT